The Nocardia sp. NBC_01329 sequence TCCTGCCATCGGTCTGGTGGGCGCTGAGCAAGGGCCACGCGGTCCTCATGCCGGACCACGAGGGTCCGCTGATGGCGTACGCCGAACCCAATGTCGCCGCACATGTGATGCTCGATGCCATCCGCGCCGTCCGCGCCCACGCGCCGGATGAATTCGGTGCCGGCCGATATGTGGCCATCGGCTATTCCGGTGGTGCGATCGCCGCCTACGCGGCGGCTATGCTGCTCGATGAGTACGCGCCCGAGCTGGCGGGAGTTCTGATCGGCGCGGCAGCGGGCGGTCTGGTCACCGACAATTCGAACGTGGCCCACCAGTTCAACGGCAACATCTCTTCCGGGATCCTGTTGACGGTCGCGCTGGCGGTCGCGCGCGAACACCCCGAGATCCTGCGGCACATGAATCATCTCGGCCAATGGGTGGCGACCTCGCCGCTGCGTGATATCTGCGGCGATGCCTCCGGGCCTCTCGGCGTGGTCGGTATTCCGATCGATGTCGCGGCGAATACCGCGAACGCGCTCGACAGTCCGTTCGCCGCGAAGATGTTCGAGCAGTTGGACCTGACCGGCCGGACCTCGGCCGTACCGCTGTACATCTACCACGGCCTGCACGATCCGTGGATCCCGCTCGACGATGCCCAGCAGATGTATCGGCAACAGTGCAGCCGCGGTGTTGCCGCCGTTTTCCGCATCGTGGGTGGTGAGCATCTGATCGGCTATGTCAGCGGCTATCCCGAACTCGGCGGCTGGATAGACGCGCGCTTGCGCGGCGAACCCGCACCGAGCGAATGCTGAGCGGCTAAGGGTTGCACCTCGGCGATGCCGCGAATGCGGAGCCGTCCAGTTCTCGTCGATTAGCACGCTTCTGCGAGACGGGCACTCAGCATTCGCTCTCCGCTGGGATGCCGCGCAGGCGCTCGTCCAGCCAGACCATGGCCTCGGGATAGCCGAGTCCCGCCGCGATGACGTGTTCGCCGAACACACTGCGGTAGACCGCCGTGACGCCGAGGGAGCACTGCTCCCGGAAAAGGTTGCGTGCGCCCTCGGCCGGGATCCAGAACTCCTGTTCACCGTTGTATATATAGAGCGGCGTCGCCGACGCGAGCCCGGCCATCCGGGTCACCTCGTAGATATCGTGTGCCAGCGTCGATCGCAGTGGGTCGGCGATATTCGCGGCGATATCGATCGGCAGCAGCAGTACGCCGGGCAGCGCGAAAATGCTTACGCACTGGTCTTTCATCGGCGATGTGGCCACCCACTGGGCGAGATGGTTCATCCGGGCCAGGATCTCCGGCCGCTCGCGCGCGATACCGAAGACGGCCGCCATGAACACGGCCGAGGCCAGGTTGCCGTTCATGCTGCGAGCCAGGATCTCGTAGTCGGCCGGCACGCCGCCGAGAGCCGCACCGGCCAGTGACGGCGCGAGCTCGGGCGCGTAACTCTCGATCAGTTTCACCGCACCGTGCGTGGCGATCGCGCCGCCGGAGTATCCGGTGATCGCGAACCTGCTCTCACCGAACTCGTCTGCTCGCCAGCCACGTACCGCACGCACCGCATCCAGCACCGCGTGGCCCGCGACGTAAGGTTCGGCGTAAGCCATCAGCGGGCCCTCATGGTCCGGGATGAGCACGGCGTAGCCCCGCAGCGCGGCCAGGTGAGTGGTGGGCGGCACGAAGTCTGTGAGCGCGCTGTCGGACGATAGACCGTGCGCCAGCGTGTAACTGGGTGTGCAGTGGCGGCCGAGTGCGTCGATCGGGAGGTTGTTGACCACCACCGGCCGCGCTCCGGGCACCGGTGAGGCGGTCGCTGGAATCACCAGCGTGGCCGTGGCGTAGGAAGGACGATCGTGCGCGTCGGTAGTCCGGTACTTGAACAACAGTGCTTGCCGGATCGGCACAACGACAAGCGGCGCGGCCGAGGCGGTGATATCGCGGACCTCGATCACCGCGCCCGGGGCGAAGTCGGCGAGGTTCGACGGCCACAGATCGAAGATCGGGTCGCCGACCGGCGCGGGCAGAACCGCCTGCCGCAGCGCCGCCGGCCCCGGGGCCTCGTTCGTCTCCTCCATCGGCACCGGCTGGGGCGCCGATGCGATCGGCGGTGGCGGAATCACCTGGTCGATCCACTGCTGAATACCCGGCAGGATCGCGCCGCTCGCGTCCCCGGGTGGTGGAAGTGTCGGCAGTCCGGCGAACGGGAGGCCGGGTGGTGCGGGCGGTGGCTGGGCGGCGGCCTGCCCGGTGAGCAACGGCACGATGACGAACAATGCGATAGTGACGGCACGCGGACATCTCATGGCACACGCCCCTGGGTGCGAGGTCGATACATCTGGCACCCGAGAAGATGTAGGGATCCGTCCCCCGAATCGTCTCTTGTCGTACCGGGGCCAGGCGCTCAGGTTACGTGACCGGGAGTCGGTTTCAGTGATACGTCACAAGATCGAGACGACTTCCTGCCGATTCGAGATAACCAGCGCCGGCCGAGCCGGCGGGTGGCTCGGCCCTATCGGCACACCGGTCACCCGGTCAGTGATCGCCTACGATCACCGACTCGGTTCGCTTGCGCGCGCTTCAGGCGGCGTCGAGTGGTTCGACATCGACGACGATCATTTTGTCTTGTCGATATTCGTCCAGGTTGGGGCGGTTCCAGCATTCGCCGCTGCGGATTCGATGAAACCGGAACGTGGCGTTGGTTTCGTTCGCGCCGACGATGAAGCGCACCGCAGCAGGCGAGTCGAGTTCGTAGACCAGCCGGCTCATCACCCGCGCCAGCGCGACGCATGCCCGCAAATATCCCACGCCCGACCGCTGACCGAGCGAACGCGGTATGAGCCCGGCGACCTTCGGCCTTACTTGTCCAGGGCTTGTATCAACCGTGGCGGATCCATTGGTTGATCGCTGCGATGTGGATGGTCGCGAGGTAACGGACTAGCCCGCCCGACAGGTCATGTCGTGTTCGGGCATAGTGCCGTCCACCAGGTAGCTGGTGACGACGTCGGACGCGCAGGGGTTGGTGCCGAGAACATAGACCCCGTGCCCACTTCCGTCGACAGTGACCAACCGGGACCGCTGACCGAACTTCTCGTCGAGCAGCTCGCCGCCGCGTAGCGGGGTGACCGGGTCGCGCTGGTTCTGCACGATCAGCACATCGGCCGGGCCGGTGTTGTCGATCCGCGCCGGCGGCTCGGACGGCCCGAGCTTCCAGTAGGCGCAGGGCATGACGTTCGCGGCGGCCGCGCCGTAGAGCGGGTACCGTTCCCGGTCCTCGGCGACGGCACGGTGGTAGGTCCGGATGTCCTCCGGCCATTCGACATCGTTGCAGGTCACGGCCAGAAAGACCGACCAGGCGTTATCGTTCGGCGAAGGCGCGCCGGTACCCGGTGGGCGGCCGCCCGCGGGCCCGGGACGTCCGGTTTCGAGCAGCGATTTCCAACTCTCGGCCGCCGGCGCGTACAACGCCGGGCGATAGAGCGTGAAGAAGGTGCCGAACCGGAAGAGGCTGCCGTCCATCCCGTCCACCGGGTTCGCGTCGAGTCGCTCGGCGAGGGTGAAGTACGTCCGCCGCACCTCTTCCGGTGTGCGGCCCAGACCGTAGGTGTCGTGGCGGGCGGCGGCCCATTCAGCGAAGTCGGGAAACGTCTCTTCCATTCCGAGGCCGTACCGGCGCATCCCATCATGGTCGAGGTGGGTGTCGCCGATATTGCTGTCGAGCACGATGCGGTCGGCCTGCTGCGGGAACATCGAGGCGTAGGCGGCGCCGAGCGCGGTACCGTAGGAGTAACCGAGGAAGCTGGCCTTGTCCTCACCCAGCGCCGCCCGGATCCGGTCGAGGTCACGGGCCATATTCGCCGTCGACACGTACCGCAACCGGCCCTCGTGGTCGTTGGCCGCGCACTGCTCGGCGACCCCTTGGGCGACCGTGGCCCGCTCGGTGACCGCCGCATCGGTCACCGCATACGGCGGGATATTGCCGAAGTACGCCTGATCATCGGTGAACCCGCAGCTCACCGGTGCCGAATGCCCTACCCCGCGCGTATCCATACCGATCACGTCATAGCTGTCCAGCACATCGGCGGGCAGCCCCTGAGCAGCCAGGAACTTGGGCTGGTCCAACCCCGCACCACCCGGACCACCGGGGTTGAGCAACAACACTCCGCGACGCTTGTCCGGGTTCCTACTCGCCAGCCGGGAGATCATGATCTCGATCTGCGCGCCCTCGGGCTCGCTGTAATTCAAGGGCGCCGGCACGGTGGCGCATTGCAACTGGGCCGGCCCGGCCGCGGGATCTTCGACCCCCTCCGGACATGCGCCCCACTGCACCTGCGCTGCGGGGCCTTCGGCCGGCTCCGCGGCCACGATGGGCGCCCCGACCAGCGCTCCGGTGAGACCGAGCACGGCCAGCAGGCTCAGGCTCCGGGTCCGTTGTCGATTCATACGCTGCTACTCCCCGACGAAATGGCGCCTACCACGAGCAAACCGTCCGCTGGGGCTCGTGTCCGGCTGGTACATGAACGAGTCTGTCGAGTCCGCCCCGCCCGCACATCGCTCTGGCGGCGGCAATCGTGTTCGACGAAAGTCGAGGCGCCGATTCGCCCCGGGTCGAGCACACCTCAGCCGCCGGGCTGCTGCTTCCGGCCGGTCGGTGTCGCGATAATGGCCGGGTGGACACCGACGGCCCCGCACGACTCGGGGCATGGCAGCAGACCTGGCGGCTGACGGCGGCCGCGGTACTCGGCATGGCCTTCTGGTTCTCCGTCGCCACGGCGCTGCCGGCGGGCTGCGCGGCCGATACGTGTTCCTGGTTCGTCACCGGTGATCCGCTGATCGCACTCGGCTGCCTGACGGTGCTGCTGTGGCGGCGGCGGTTCCCGTTCACCGTCGCCCTGGCGGTCGTGATCGCCTCGGCCGTCTCGGCGCTCGCCACCGGTGCCGCGCTGCTGGCACTGTGTTCGCTGTCCACTCGCCGCCGTCCGGTCGAGATCGGCGTGGTCGTCGTGGCGTATGTGACCGCGGCGCAGTTCACCGAAGACCTCTACCCGATCGGCACGCTGCCCGCCCCGATCTGGCTGCAACTCGCGCTGCCGGTAACGACCGCGGGGATCGCGGTGGCAACCGGTGTGGCGATCGACGCCCGTCGCGTCGAAGTGCGATCGCTGCGGGACCGCGCCGACAGCGCGGAACGCGAACAGGCCGCCCGGGCGGCGCAGGCACAGGCCACGGAACGCAACCGGATCGCCCGCGAAATGCACGATGTGCTCGCGCACCGGATCTCACTGGTCGCCATGCAAGCCGGCGTCCTGGATCACCGTGACGACCTCTCGGCCGAGGACAAGCGCACGCTGACCCGCGGGATCGCCGACGGTTCCCGCCAAGCGCTGGAAGAACTCCGCGACGTCCTCGGCGTCCTTCGCGCGGACCCCGACCGCCCCGAACCACCGCAACCCGACCTGGACCGGATCTCGGAGCTGGTGGCCGACGCCCGGTCGTCGGGCCTGGACGTCACGCTCGCCACCACGGTGACCGCCACCCCACCCGAGACTGTAGGACGGACCGGCTATCGGATAATTCAGGAAGGGCTGACCAACGCCGCGAAACATGCTCCGGCCGCAGCGGTCCACATCACCGTAGACGGGACGCCCGGCGGCGAACTACACGTCAGCGTCCGCAATTCGGCGGCCGCCACCACCGTCGCCCGGCCACCGGCCTCGGGCTTCGGGCTCCTCGGCCTCGCCGAACGGATCACCCTCGCCGGCGGAACACTCGACCATCATCGCACATCCGACAACGGTTACGTTCTCACCGCGCAACTTCCCTGGCCGGAGCACGACCACGAGAAAAGAGCATGAGTGCACAGTGAACAGGAGACGGTGCGCGTTGTCATCGTCGACGACGACCAGCTGGTGCGGATGGCGTTACGACTCGTCATCGACGGCGAGCCGGATCTGACCGTCGTCGCGGAGGCCGCCGACGGGGACACCGCGATCGAGGTGGTGGACGAACAGCGACCGGACGTCGTGCTGATGGATGTGCGGATGCCCGGCCGCGACGGCGTCGACACCACCCGGTACCTCCGCGCCGTACCGTCCGCGCCGGCGGTACTCATGCTGACCACCTTCGACTCCGACGAGCTGGTACTCGGTGCCCTACGCGCCGGTGCACTCGGCTTCGTTCTCAAGGACACCCCGCCCGCCCGGATCGCCGACGCGGTGCGCGCCGTCGCGGCCGGCGACCCCGTGCTGTCCCCCACGGTCACGGCGCGGGTGATCGCCGCGGCCACCGGGCCGGGTTCCACCGAGGCCCGCAGCGCCTCCCGCGACGCCGCGCGGAAACGACTGGCTGCCCTATCCGAACGCGAACTCGACACCGCGCGAGCCATCGCGGACGGGCTGGGCAACCCGGAGATAGCCGCGCGGTTACAGGTCACCGTCGCCACCGTCAAGGCGCACACCGGCAATCTGTTCACCAAGCTGGGCGTCGCTAATCGGGTACAGATCGCGCTGTTGGTCCGCGACGCAGAACAATGACCCGAGCAGCCGGGCACTCGACATCTTTCGTGAAACGCCGGCGCGGTCGCCGCGAGCGCGCCACCACTGACGCCCACGACGACCGGTTGCAGGGTTGGAGCCGGTTGCCCGACGTACTGGGTTCGCCTGGCGGTCAGAGCATCCACCGACCCGCGCCACGGGTCGAACCGCTGCAGTCAGAAGGAGTCCAGAACCAACCGGCCACGAAGGCCGCCCCCGCTCGAGCAGGCGGTGGGCCTCGGCCGCATCTGGGCCGGCCGCACTTCGGCGACGTGCAAGGTGGGAGTGCCGTTTTCGGTGCGCCGGCGCAGGGCGTTCAACCGGTGCCCCGCGGCACGGCCAGTGCGTCCAGGGCGGG is a genomic window containing:
- a CDS encoding lipase family protein, with translation MRCPRAVTIALFVIVPLLTGQAAAQPPPAPPGLPFAGLPTLPPPGDASGAILPGIQQWIDQVIPPPPIASAPQPVPMEETNEAPGPAALRQAVLPAPVGDPIFDLWPSNLADFAPGAVIEVRDITASAAPLVVVPIRQALLFKYRTTDAHDRPSYATATLVIPATASPVPGARPVVVNNLPIDALGRHCTPSYTLAHGLSSDSALTDFVPPTTHLAALRGYAVLIPDHEGPLMAYAEPYVAGHAVLDAVRAVRGWRADEFGESRFAITGYSGGAIATHGAVKLIESYAPELAPSLAGAALGGVPADYEILARSMNGNLASAVFMAAVFGIARERPEILARMNHLAQWVATSPMKDQCVSIFALPGVLLLPIDIAANIADPLRSTLAHDIYEVTRMAGLASATPLYIYNGEQEFWIPAEGARNLFREQCSLGVTAVYRSVFGEHVIAAGLGYPEAMVWLDERLRGIPAESEC
- a CDS encoding response regulator transcription factor: MHSEQETVRVVIVDDDQLVRMALRLVIDGEPDLTVVAEAADGDTAIEVVDEQRPDVVLMDVRMPGRDGVDTTRYLRAVPSAPAVLMLTTFDSDELVLGALRAGALGFVLKDTPPARIADAVRAVAAGDPVLSPTVTARVIAAATGPGSTEARSASRDAARKRLAALSERELDTARAIADGLGNPEIAARLQVTVATVKAHTGNLFTKLGVANRVQIALLVRDAEQ
- a CDS encoding lipase family protein, which translates into the protein MKPLLAIVVTVLVGCVSVGGPPPRAHAEPPEGSVPPAVADPSPLQQWIDGTIPAPPQFAGDEAGLSLWRGVLPSATDDPFFDAWPADLATQAPGQIIETRDVTTTTAARMATPISRATLLKFRSTSASGSPSFGTATLIVPATAWTGPGTRPVEVNAMPINSLGSHCTPGYQLSHGLLDRPNTDLPVFLPSVWWALSKGHAVLMPDHEGPLMAYAEPNVAAHVMLDAIRAVRAHAPDEFGAGRYVAIGYSGGAIAAYAAAMLLDEYAPELAGVLIGAAAGGLVTDNSNVAHQFNGNISSGILLTVALAVAREHPEILRHMNHLGQWVATSPLRDICGDASGPLGVVGIPIDVAANTANALDSPFAAKMFEQLDLTGRTSAVPLYIYHGLHDPWIPLDDAQQMYRQQCSRGVAAVFRIVGGEHLIGYVSGYPELGGWIDARLRGEPAPSEC
- a CDS encoding alpha/beta hydrolase, with the translated sequence MNRQRTRSLSLLAVLGLTGALVGAPIVAAEPAEGPAAQVQWGACPEGVEDPAAGPAQLQCATVPAPLNYSEPEGAQIEIMISRLASRNPDKRRGVLLLNPGGPGGAGLDQPKFLAAQGLPADVLDSYDVIGMDTRGVGHSAPVSCGFTDDQAYFGNIPPYAVTDAAVTERATVAQGVAEQCAANDHEGRLRYVSTANMARDLDRIRAALGEDKASFLGYSYGTALGAAYASMFPQQADRIVLDSNIGDTHLDHDGMRRYGLGMEETFPDFAEWAAARHDTYGLGRTPEEVRRTYFTLAERLDANPVDGMDGSLFRFGTFFTLYRPALYAPAAESWKSLLETGRPGPAGGRPPGTGAPSPNDNAWSVFLAVTCNDVEWPEDIRTYHRAVAEDRERYPLYGAAAANVMPCAYWKLGPSEPPARIDNTGPADVLIVQNQRDPVTPLRGGELLDEKFGQRSRLVTVDGSGHGVYVLGTNPCASDVVTSYLVDGTMPEHDMTCRAG
- a CDS encoding sensor histidine kinase, producing MDTDGPARLGAWQQTWRLTAAAVLGMAFWFSVATALPAGCAADTCSWFVTGDPLIALGCLTVLLWRRRFPFTVALAVVIASAVSALATGAALLALCSLSTRRRPVEIGVVVVAYVTAAQFTEDLYPIGTLPAPIWLQLALPVTTAGIAVATGVAIDARRVEVRSLRDRADSAEREQAARAAQAQATERNRIAREMHDVLAHRISLVAMQAGVLDHRDDLSAEDKRTLTRGIADGSRQALEELRDVLGVLRADPDRPEPPQPDLDRISELVADARSSGLDVTLATTVTATPPETVGRTGYRIIQEGLTNAAKHAPAAAVHITVDGTPGGELHVSVRNSAAATTVARPPASGFGLLGLAERITLAGGTLDHHRTSDNGYVLTAQLPWPEHDHEKRA